A stretch of DNA from Candidatus Bathyarchaeota archaeon:
ACCCCCCATCGCCCCTTCTCCTCGATGAAACGCCTTAACCCCTCATATTTTTCGTCGAGGTTCTCCATGGAGATCACCCCTTTGAGAGGGCTTCCCTTGCCTTCGCCCTAGCCAGCTCCATGACCTCCCTCAATGGCCTACCGGTCTTCCGCGCGATCCTTTCGACGTCGTCGTATTCAGGCTTTACCTGGATGATCCCGCCTCTAAGATCCCTGGCAACTTTCACCCTGACGAGCTCCTCTACACCGTCCACTCGCACATCAACCGCGATGGATTCGCGGCTGAGGATGTGCCTCTGGCAGGGATATACCCGGACGCCGAGGGTGCCCGTCTCCTCCATCAAGACCCGAGATAGACGCTCCACATCCATTCTGTCAGCCATCACCTTGAGGATCTGGCCGGGCCTATTCTTCTTGGTGAACATGGGGATCATGCATACATCCCTGGCGCCCTCCCGCAGCAATCTGTCCACCATGTGCCCGAGGATCTCCCCGGACACGTCGTCGAGGTTCGTCTCTAAAACGGAGACCTCATCTCTTAAGAGCTGATGGTCGAGGGGCTCGCCCAATACGATCCTCAGGATGTTAGGCATCTCCGCGAAATCCCTCGCTCCAGCGCCGTAGCCTGCGGCGGCCGGCTTCATCGCCGGATAGAAGCGGACCGCCTCCCAGGCCAGGTTGACGAGGATCGAAACCCCAGTTGGCGTCGCCAGTTCGGATTCGACGGGCCCCCCGATCAAGGGGAAACCCCTGGATCGTAGTATCTCCACCGTGGCCGGGGCTGGGCTTGGGACGACGCCATGCGAGAAATGGAATGAGCCGCCCCCCACGGCCACCGGCGTGGAGTAAACCATCGCGTCGAAGAGGTTCAGATCCTCCAGCGCGGCGGCTGCGCCGAGGATCTCCGCTGGGGTGTCAACGGACCCGGTCTCGTGCAGGTGGACCCTATCGGCGTCCAAGCCGTGAACCCTAGCCTCGGCGTTCACCAGCGTGCGAATGGAGCCGGATACGAAACGCCTAGCCTCAGCCGTTAGGTTCAGGCCTTCCGCGCAGCACACCGTAGCCTCTATAAGTTCAGCGCCTGTCATCCCAGGCTCCTCCTCCGCCTTGACGTCAATCCTCTTCGCGCGGAACCCTCTCCGCGCCACATCTTCGACAGTTACCTCCAGGTTTTTACATCGCCTCACATAGTCTTTAACGGCCTTCATAGCCTCCACAACCCTCGCGGCATCGGCGCCGAGATCGATCAGGGCGCCTACGATCATGTCCCCGGAAACCCCCGCCACCTGACAATCCACAACGGCGATGCGCCCGGCACCCCGCATTTAAACATACCCCCCTCCACACGCCACATTTAGAAGTATGCTCTAGGATTAACTATTATATTTAGAGGTGGAATGTTGAGGAAAATATTGGAGAGGCTCGTGAAGGGTCAGATCTCCATGGATGAGGCTGAGAAGCTCCTAAGGATCTCAGCCATCGAGGAGATAGGCAACCTAGCCAGGATAGACGTCGGCCGTGAACTCAGGAAGGGTGTGCCCGAGATAATCCTCGCGGAAGGGAAAAGCCCTAGGGATGTCGCGGAGATAGCCCTGAGGATGCTGGAAAATAGGGGAAGGGTTGTAATCAGCCGGGCCGTAAAGGGGCAGATAGATGCCATTAAGAACATTATCGCCTCCGACGACGCATATTTACAAGTTAATAGTAACGTTGGCTTGGTGGTGGTCAGGAAGAAGGGCTTCGAGGTTGAGAAGACCGGTGGGAAAGTCGGGATCTTGACGGCTGGGACATCCGATATACCCGTGGCTGAAGAGGCTAGGGTCGTTGCGGAGGAGATGGGATGCGAGGTCGTGACGGCCTATGACGTCGGCGTGGCCGGGATACATAGGCTTTTCCCACCCCTCAAAGAGATGGTCGAGAAGGATGTAGACGTCCTTGTAGTGGTTGCTGGGAGGGAGGGGGCCCTACCCTCCGTCGTAGCCGGGCTAGTCGATCTCCCAGTAATAGCGGTTCCAACATCGACCGGATATGGCCTAGGAGAAAAGGGGGTAAGCGCCTTAATGGCCATGCTTCAAGCCTGCTCCCTCGGCATCGCCGTCGTCAACATCGACGGCGGAGTTGCGG
This window harbors:
- the larC gene encoding nickel pincer cofactor biosynthesis protein LarC gives rise to the protein MRGAGRIAVVDCQVAGVSGDMIVGALIDLGADAARVVEAMKAVKDYVRRCKNLEVTVEDVARRGFRAKRIDVKAEEEPGMTGAELIEATVCCAEGLNLTAEARRFVSGSIRTLVNAEARVHGLDADRVHLHETGSVDTPAEILGAAAALEDLNLFDAMVYSTPVAVGGGSFHFSHGVVPSPAPATVEILRSRGFPLIGGPVESELATPTGVSILVNLAWEAVRFYPAMKPAAAGYGAGARDFAEMPNILRIVLGEPLDHQLLRDEVSVLETNLDDVSGEILGHMVDRLLREGARDVCMIPMFTKKNRPGQILKVMADRMDVERLSRVLMEETGTLGVRVYPCQRHILSRESIAVDVRVDGVEELVRVKVARDLRGGIIQVKPEYDDVERIARKTGRPLREVMELARAKAREALSKG
- the larB gene encoding nickel pincer cofactor biosynthesis protein LarB, whose amino-acid sequence is MLRKILERLVKGQISMDEAEKLLRISAIEEIGNLARIDVGRELRKGVPEIILAEGKSPRDVAEIALRMLENRGRVVISRAVKGQIDAIKNIIASDDAYLQVNSNVGLVVVRKKGFEVEKTGGKVGILTAGTSDIPVAEEARVVAEEMGCEVVTAYDVGVAGIHRLFPPLKEMVEKDVDVLVVVAGREGALPSVVAGLVDLPVIAVPTSTGYGLGEKGVSALMAMLQACSLGIAVVNIDGGVAAGATAALIANRAAKFKKQGCITDSK